The nucleotide sequence ATTCATTTCCGCACGCTCCGAATTTGAGTTCCATGAAAGCGAGATAGCTCGCGAACGCGATGAAATCGAAAAATGGCCGGATCGGGAACGCGACGAAATCAGAACCATCTACCGCGGCAAGGGATTCTCCGGAGAGCTACTCGACCGAATCGTCGGGCACATCACTGCAGACCGCGAGCGCTGGGCGAACGTGATGATGCGCGAGGAGCTGGGCTTCGCCGCCGAGACCTTCGAGTCGCCGACCAAGTCGGCGCTAACCGTCGGCGCTTCGTTCCTTCTCGGCGCGGCGGTGCCGGTAACGCCTTATCTGTTCACGGAGCCGGCGCGCGGGGTTTTCGCCTCCGCGATCGTCACCATCGTCGTGTTGTTCGCGGTCGGCGCGGCGAAGACCATCATCACCAGCCGCCCGTGGTGGCGCAGCGGTCTGGAAAGCATGCTGAGCGGAGTCGTCGCGGCCAGCATAACCTACGCGGCGGGCCGGCTATTCGGCGCGCGATAAGCCACGGCATTCCGGGCGCACAGCCCCTTCCTGTAAAAAATCAAGGCGAGTTTCCCCACGCGCCTCGATCGTCGAGGCATTCTTGTCGCGCCACTTTGCCTAAACCCTCAAGTCTCGACCAGAATGTCGTCACCTTCGACCTTTACCGCGAAGCATCCAACCGTGACGCTGGGATCGTCGAGATTCTTCCCGGTCGTAATGTCGTATTCCCAACCATGCCATGGACAGGTCACCTGGGTACCGTCCAACTCGCCTTCCGCGAGCGGGCCGCCGCGATGCTTGCAATCGTTCCCGATCGCGTAATATTTCCCGCCCGCATTGAAGAGCGCGATCTTTATGCCTGAAGCCTCGACGAGCTTACCGCTGCCTTCGGCGACGTCCGCGCGCGATGCAACTTTGACGAAGTTACCCACGATTTAGTCCACCTCCACGGCTGGCCCCACCGATTATTACGAGCCCCCGCACGCTCGGCAAATGGCCATGTTGCGCTTGTCGTGGCGCTGCGATAGTGGGGAGCATTCGCGAAGCCGCAGGGGAGGGGAACATGAGAGTCGCGCGACTGATTGCCAGAATTCTGCTCGGCCTGATCTTCACAGTCTTCGGACTCAACGGGTTTTTGCACTTTCTGCCGATGCCGCCGATGAGCGGGCCGCCAGCAGATTTTTTCGGCGCCTTGTTCCACACCGGTTACATGATTCGGCTCATTTTCGCGGCGCAGGTTCTCGGGGGTGTCCTGATACTAATCGGCCTGTTCGTCCCACTCGCCCTTCTGATCCTGGCGCCGGTAATCGTGAACATTTTCCTTTTTCACTTCTTCCTGGCGCCCAGCGGTCTGCCCTTGGCGTCGATAGTAGTGATACTTGAACTCTTTCTGGCCTGGAGCTATCGGGAAAAATTCGCGCCGCTCTTTTCGAGCTAGGAATCTGCCCCGCAGCAGACCGACTTGGCACTTTGACGCGAATTCAACGCCCCGCCGATGGCGTAGGCCGGCGGACCATAAAGCGCGGCCTTCAGGTCGTGTATTCGGCGTTGATCTTTACGTAGTCGTAGCTTAAGTCGCAGGTCAGAATGGTTGCGCTTGCGCGGCCTAGCTTCAAATCGAGCCGCACATCGAATTCGCGTTCACGCATCTTGGCCGCGGCCGCAGCCAGAGCATCCACCAGCAGCGCGCCCCGGGCCGCGACTTTTACGCCACCGATGTAGAGCACCAGTCTGTCAGACTGGACGGCGGCACCCGACGATCCGGCAGCCATCAGGATACGCCCCACATTTGGATCGCAGCCGAAAAATGCCGTCTTTACGAGCGGCGAGTTGGCAATCTGGCGGGCGCATCGTTCCGCGTCTGCGGCGGATCGCGCCCCGGTTACCTTCACGGTCACGAGTTTGGTAGCGCCTTCTCCGTCACGCACCAATTCAGCGGCGAGTGCCGCGCACACGCCCCCGACCGCATCATTGAATGCGTCGGTGTCGCGGCGGTTCATCGCGCCGTTCTTCGCCAGACCGCTCGCCATCACGATGACCGAATCGTTGGTGGACATGTCGCCATCGACCGTAATCGCGTTGAAGCTTAAGGGCAGAGCGAGCCTCAGCGCCCTTTTAAGCTGCGGGGTGGTCGCGGCCGCATCGGTCACCACGTAGGCGAGCATGGTCGCCATATGCGGCGAGATCATGCCGACCCCCTTGGCGACCCCGGCCACCGTCACCTGGTTGCCGTTCAGCCTGACCGCAGTCGAGGCCATCTTCGGCCTCGTGTCGGTGGTCATGATCGCGCGGGCGAAATCTTCCATCGAGTCGGCAGACAGCGCTGCGAGGGCCGCGTGCGCACCGGCGCTGAACTTCGCGAAGTCGTACAGATGCCCGATAACCCCGGTCGATGCGGGAACCACCAGCGCGGGCGCAATGCCGAGTTGACGCGCGACCACAGCGCAGGAGGCTTCCGCCAGGCGCAATCCCGGCTTGCCGGTGAAACTATTCGCGCATC is from Candidatus Binataceae bacterium and encodes:
- a CDS encoding DoxX family membrane protein — its product is MRVARLIARILLGLIFTVFGLNGFLHFLPMPPMSGPPADFFGALFHTGYMIRLIFAAQVLGGVLILIGLFVPLALLILAPVIVNIFLFHFFLAPSGLPLASIVVILELFLAWSYREKFAPLFSS
- a CDS encoding Rieske 2Fe-2S domain-containing protein produces the protein MGNFVKVASRADVAEGSGKLVEASGIKIALFNAGGKYYAIGNDCKHRGGPLAEGELDGTQVTCPWHGWEYDITTGKNLDDPSVTVGCFAVKVEGDDILVET
- a CDS encoding VIT1/CCC1 transporter family protein; translation: MAFTVRKREYDHHTEQIHAAGGSWVRDLMLGLNDGLVASFAVTSGIAGAFSSSHIVTMAGLAEMLGGTVSMGLAAFISARSEFEFHESEIARERDEIEKWPDRERDEIRTIYRGKGFSGELLDRIVGHITADRERWANVMMREELGFAAETFESPTKSALTVGASFLLGAAVPVTPYLFTEPARGVFASAIVTIVVLFAVGAAKTIITSRPWWRSGLESMLSGVVAASITYAAGRLFGAR
- the argJ gene encoding bifunctional glutamate N-acetyltransferase/amino-acid acetyltransferase ArgJ, which translates into the protein MNIDLAAARVPGFRFAGVSAGLKTVPGAKDLGLIVADHPCPATSVNSANKVKAASVYVTIERLRRGRLQAVVANSGCANSFTGKPGLRLAEASCAVVARQLGIAPALVVPASTGVIGHLYDFAKFSAGAHAALAALSADSMEDFARAIMTTDTRPKMASTAVRLNGNQVTVAGVAKGVGMISPHMATMLAYVVTDAAATTPQLKRALRLALPLSFNAITVDGDMSTNDSVIVMASGLAKNGAMNRRDTDAFNDAVGGVCAALAAELVRDGEGATKLVTVKVTGARSAADAERCARQIANSPLVKTAFFGCDPNVGRILMAAGSSGAAVQSDRLVLYIGGVKVAARGALLVDALAAAAAKMREREFDVRLDLKLGRASATILTCDLSYDYVKINAEYTT